A region from the Salicibibacter cibarius genome encodes:
- a CDS encoding ABC-F family ATP-binding cassette domain-containing protein, producing the protein MISCENIGLRYGDKKLFEEVNIQFNPGNCYGLIGANGAGKSTFLKILSGEIDAQTGDVHIGKNQRLAVLKQDHYAYEEFEVLETVIMGHNRLYEVMKEKDAIYMKPDFSDEDGMRAAELEGEFAEMNGYDADNEAASLLNGLGITTDLHNKKMSELAGSEKVKVLLAQALFGNPDILLLDEPTNDLDIKAIQWLQEFLINFENTVIVVSHDRHFLNSVCTHIADIDYGKIELFVGNYDFWHESSQLAKQMAKEQNKKKEEKVKELKAFIERFSANKSKSKQATSRKKTLEKIDLDDIKPSSRRTPYIHFKPDRDIGNDLLTVEGLSKTIDGNKVLDNVSFRLEPGEKVAFVGEREVAKTTLFQILAGELEPDEGYYKWGVTTSQSYFPKDNSAYFAGASKNLVDWLRQYSDDEDETYIRSFLGRMLFSGEEALKKPSVLSGGEKVRCMLSKLMLSGANVLILDEPTNHLDLESITALNNALIDFNGSVLFSSHDHQFIQTIANRIIEFTPEKVIDKKQTYEDYLADMNLINQ; encoded by the coding sequence TTGATCAGTTGCGAAAACATCGGTTTACGTTACGGTGACAAAAAGCTTTTTGAAGAAGTCAATATTCAGTTTAACCCCGGAAATTGCTACGGTTTAATCGGTGCAAACGGCGCTGGAAAATCGACATTCCTCAAAATTCTTTCCGGTGAGATTGATGCACAAACAGGAGACGTTCATATTGGAAAAAACCAACGGCTAGCCGTTTTGAAACAAGACCACTATGCGTACGAAGAATTTGAAGTACTTGAAACGGTAATCATGGGGCATAACCGCCTCTATGAAGTGATGAAAGAAAAAGATGCTATTTATATGAAGCCGGATTTCTCGGATGAGGATGGCATGCGCGCGGCCGAACTTGAAGGGGAATTCGCAGAAATGAACGGGTATGATGCCGACAATGAAGCAGCCTCTTTACTAAACGGCCTCGGTATTACAACCGATCTGCATAACAAAAAGATGTCCGAACTCGCCGGTTCCGAAAAAGTGAAAGTGTTGCTTGCGCAAGCACTGTTTGGCAACCCCGACATCTTGCTTCTCGATGAGCCGACAAACGATCTGGACATTAAGGCCATACAGTGGCTGCAAGAGTTTCTGATTAATTTTGAAAACACGGTCATTGTCGTTTCCCACGACCGTCATTTTTTAAATAGTGTCTGCACGCATATTGCGGACATTGATTACGGCAAAATTGAACTTTTTGTGGGAAATTATGATTTCTGGCACGAATCGAGCCAACTGGCCAAGCAAATGGCCAAAGAACAAAACAAGAAAAAAGAAGAAAAAGTGAAAGAGTTAAAAGCGTTTATCGAACGGTTCAGTGCGAACAAGTCCAAATCGAAACAGGCAACATCAAGAAAGAAAACATTGGAAAAAATCGATCTTGATGACATTAAACCCTCTTCCCGCCGCACGCCGTATATCCATTTTAAACCGGATCGGGATATAGGAAATGATCTGCTCACCGTCGAAGGACTTTCAAAAACCATCGATGGGAATAAAGTGTTGGATAACGTCAGCTTTAGGCTTGAGCCCGGAGAGAAAGTCGCGTTTGTCGGTGAACGGGAAGTGGCAAAAACAACGTTATTCCAAATTCTTGCCGGAGAGCTTGAACCGGATGAGGGCTATTATAAATGGGGCGTTACGACAAGCCAGTCGTATTTTCCAAAAGATAATTCCGCGTATTTTGCAGGAGCAAGCAAAAACCTTGTTGATTGGCTCCGCCAATATTCCGATGATGAAGATGAAACGTATATTCGCAGTTTCTTAGGGCGAATGTTATTCAGCGGGGAAGAAGCATTGAAAAAACCTTCTGTCCTCTCCGGGGGCGAAAAGGTTCGCTGCATGCTTTCAAAATTGATGCTTAGCGGTGCAAACGTGTTAATTTTGGATGAACCGACCAACCATTTGGACCTGGAATCCATTACCGCGCTCAACAATGCGCTGATTGATTTTAACGGTTCCGTGCTCTTCTCCTCCCATGACCATCAGTTTATTCAAACGATCGCCAATCGCATCATCGAGTTCACACCTGAGAAAGTCATTGACAAAAAGCAAACGTATGAAGACTATTTGGCTGATATGAATTTAATCAATCAATGA
- a CDS encoding aspartyl-phosphate phosphatase Spo0E family protein, which yields MVYAVAKNRMEDDLEELRTRMMEAAKEHGMEHPLVLFYSREIDRVHTALLAEQYGTMCG from the coding sequence ATGGTGTACGCCGTGGCAAAGAATCGAATGGAAGATGATTTAGAAGAGTTAAGGACACGAATGATGGAAGCGGCAAAAGAACATGGGATGGAGCATCCGCTTGTATTATTTTACAGCCGTGAAATCGATCGCGTGCATACCGCGTTACTCGCGGAACAGTACGGTACGATGTGCGGATAA
- a CDS encoding NAD(P)/FAD-dependent oxidoreductase, whose product MEDTSIDLYDITIIGGGPTGLFTAFYGGMRQAKVKIIESMPQLGGQLSALYPEKYIYDVAGFPKIRAQELVDNLVEQMNMFDPTVVLDQSVETVHKLNDETFRIETNEDVHYSRTVIIAAGVGAFQPRKLKIEEAAQYEGRNLHYFVNNLGAFKNKDVLICGGGDSAVDWTLMLANNANVTLTHRRDKFRAHEHSIAELQTAPVQMHTPFEISELRGDGENIKQVVLQEVKGTDEKVVDVDNVIVNYGFISSLGPIKTWGLETTKNAIYVNSRMETNIKGIYAAGDITSYDGKVKLIATGFGEAPMAVSNAKAYMDPSARLQPGHSTHMF is encoded by the coding sequence GTGGAGGATACTTCCATTGATCTTTACGATATAACGATTATCGGCGGTGGACCGACGGGATTATTTACCGCTTTTTACGGCGGCATGCGCCAGGCAAAGGTGAAAATCATTGAAAGCATGCCACAGCTGGGCGGACAACTTTCCGCGCTTTACCCCGAAAAATATATTTATGATGTGGCCGGTTTTCCGAAGATACGGGCACAAGAACTTGTTGATAATTTGGTCGAGCAAATGAACATGTTTGACCCAACCGTCGTGCTCGATCAATCTGTAGAAACAGTTCATAAGTTGAACGATGAGACATTTCGCATCGAGACGAACGAAGACGTTCACTATTCACGCACAGTCATCATTGCCGCAGGCGTAGGTGCTTTTCAGCCGCGAAAATTAAAAATTGAAGAGGCTGCCCAATATGAAGGCCGAAATCTTCATTATTTTGTTAACAACCTCGGCGCTTTCAAAAATAAAGACGTCCTCATTTGCGGAGGCGGGGACTCTGCGGTGGATTGGACACTCATGCTCGCCAATAACGCGAACGTAACACTTACGCATCGGCGGGACAAATTTCGTGCCCATGAACATAGCATTGCCGAGTTGCAAACGGCCCCCGTCCAAATGCACACCCCTTTTGAAATCAGCGAACTTCGGGGAGACGGCGAAAATATTAAACAAGTCGTTCTCCAAGAAGTAAAAGGAACGGACGAAAAAGTCGTCGATGTGGATAACGTGATCGTAAACTATGGATTCATCTCTTCCCTCGGTCCGATCAAAACGTGGGGGCTAGAGACGACGAAAAACGCTATTTACGTAAACTCCCGTATGGAAACGAATATCAAAGGCATTTATGCCGCGGGAGACATTACCTCTTACGATGGAAAAGTAAAGCTGATCGCCACCGGCTTCGGCGAAGCGCCAATGGCCGTAAGCAATGCTAAAGCCTATATGGACCCGAGCGCGCGTTTGCAACCCGGCCATAGCACGCATATGTTTTAG
- a CDS encoding HesB/IscA family protein, whose protein sequence is MIEITEAAMTKIKGMQEEEGDPSLMLRVGVKGGGCSGLSYGLGFDAEKNEDDTLLDKSGLGVLIDGESRPVVNGLVIDYKENMMGGGFTLDNPNAILSCGCGASFRTKENVGTPENC, encoded by the coding sequence ATGATTGAAATTACCGAAGCGGCCATGACGAAAATTAAAGGCATGCAGGAAGAGGAAGGCGATCCTTCTTTAATGCTAAGAGTTGGCGTCAAAGGCGGCGGTTGCAGCGGACTTTCGTACGGGCTTGGATTTGATGCAGAGAAAAATGAGGACGATACGCTCCTCGATAAATCAGGTTTGGGTGTGCTTATCGATGGGGAAAGTCGGCCGGTCGTTAACGGCCTCGTTATTGATTATAAAGAAAATATGATGGGCGGCGGGTTTACGTTGGATAACCCGAACGCGATCTTATCTTGCGGTTGCGGCGCATCATTCCGTACGAAAGAAAATGTAGGCACACCGGAAAATTGTTAG
- the mqnE gene encoding aminofutalosine synthase MqnE: MATLTQDTDLQAIREKVLNGERLTIEDGLTLYHSADLLSVAQLANEVNEQKNGNNVYFIENMYINPTNVCEANCAFCGFKRKPGEEGAYTMHEEELLQYVSDRWNDNIREFHIVGGHNTDVPFDYYLNTIRTLKKNYPNATVKAYTAAEIEFFARHAGLSMREVLEQLIDAGLDTLPGGGAEILTERYRAKMSPEKASTDEWLEAHEIAHDLGLKTHATMLYGSIDTYEERLIHMDRVRQLQDRTNGFMVFIPLAMQPRKKKAGLERRTSSFDDMRTIAISRLMLDNFPHVKAYWINIGPQLTQMALTFGSSDIHGTLIEERISHSVGALTSQGITRKELIHLIKGANKTPVERDTFYNVVKTY, translated from the coding sequence ATGGCTACGCTCACGCAAGATACGGACCTTCAGGCAATCCGCGAAAAGGTTCTGAACGGCGAACGCCTCACCATTGAAGATGGCTTGACATTATACCATTCGGCCGATTTGCTCTCCGTTGCCCAGTTGGCAAATGAAGTCAACGAGCAAAAAAACGGAAATAACGTTTATTTTATCGAAAACATGTACATTAATCCAACCAACGTATGCGAGGCTAACTGTGCATTTTGCGGATTCAAACGCAAGCCCGGCGAAGAAGGCGCGTACACGATGCACGAAGAGGAATTGCTTCAATATGTCAGTGACCGTTGGAATGACAACATCCGTGAATTCCACATCGTTGGCGGACATAACACTGACGTGCCGTTTGATTATTACTTAAACACGATTCGCACCTTGAAAAAGAATTACCCGAACGCAACCGTCAAAGCATACACGGCAGCGGAAATCGAGTTTTTTGCCCGGCATGCCGGCCTGTCCATGCGGGAAGTTCTGGAACAATTGATCGATGCCGGCCTTGATACCCTCCCGGGCGGAGGCGCCGAAATCCTTACCGAACGCTACCGGGCCAAGATGAGTCCGGAAAAAGCAAGCACCGACGAATGGCTGGAAGCGCACGAAATTGCCCACGATCTGGGATTAAAAACACACGCGACCATGCTTTATGGATCCATCGATACGTACGAAGAACGGCTTATTCATATGGACCGCGTCCGCCAGCTTCAAGACCGAACCAACGGATTCATGGTCTTTATCCCGTTGGCCATGCAACCGCGCAAAAAGAAAGCAGGGCTCGAACGGCGCACGTCATCGTTTGACGATATGCGCACGATCGCGATCTCACGGCTTATGCTCGATAATTTTCCGCATGTTAAAGCGTATTGGATCAATATCGGTCCGCAACTGACGCAGATGGCACTCACATTCGGATCCAGTGATATTCATGGCACGCTGATCGAAGAACGAATCTCCCATTCGGTCGGTGCGTTAACATCCCAAGGGATTACGAGAAAAGAACTCATCCACTTAATTAAAGGCGCGAACAAAACGCCTGTGGAACGGGATACCTTCTATAATGTCGTAAAAACGTATTAA